The Sporosarcina ureae genome includes a region encoding these proteins:
- a CDS encoding 4-hydroxy-3-methylbut-2-enyl diphosphate reductase, producing MKVLKISPRGYCYGVVDAMVIARNAALDPTLPRPIYILGMIVHNKHVTDAFEEDGIITLDGENRLEILRKVEKGTVIYTAHGVSPEVRQLAKDKGLVAIDATCPDVSVTHYLIEEKVAEGYDILYIGKKHHPEPEGAIGVAPDSVHLIERLEDIDKLEITNEKLLVTNQTTMSQWDVAHLMEELERKFPHIEVHQEICLATQVRQEAVAEQAGEAELLIVVGDPKSNNSNRLTQVSVEIANTPSYRVSDVSEIDPAWLMGIETVAVTAGASTPTIIVREVISFLNEFDQEDPTTHHPERKFKLEKILPKVKNPTPVVRIEP from the coding sequence ATGAAAGTACTCAAGATATCACCAAGAGGTTATTGTTATGGTGTAGTTGATGCGATGGTCATTGCGAGGAATGCTGCGCTAGATCCTACCCTGCCGAGACCTATTTATATATTAGGCATGATCGTCCACAACAAACACGTCACAGACGCATTCGAAGAAGACGGCATTATTACGTTGGACGGAGAAAACCGTCTGGAAATCTTACGTAAAGTGGAGAAAGGAACAGTGATCTACACAGCACACGGTGTTTCTCCTGAAGTTCGCCAATTAGCGAAGGACAAAGGATTGGTTGCAATTGACGCAACATGTCCTGACGTTTCTGTTACACATTATTTAATTGAAGAAAAGGTTGCAGAAGGCTATGACATTCTGTATATCGGTAAGAAGCATCACCCAGAACCTGAAGGCGCAATCGGCGTGGCGCCGGATTCTGTTCATTTAATTGAACGCCTTGAAGACATTGATAAACTAGAGATTACCAATGAAAAATTATTGGTTACCAATCAAACCACGATGAGCCAATGGGATGTTGCACATCTCATGGAAGAGTTGGAGCGTAAATTCCCTCACATCGAAGTACACCAAGAAATTTGTCTAGCTACACAAGTACGCCAAGAAGCTGTAGCAGAACAAGCAGGCGAAGCAGAGTTGCTGATTGTTGTTGGAGATCCAAAAAGTAATAACTCTAACCGTTTAACGCAAGTATCTGTAGAAATTGCCAACACCCCTTCATACCGCGTTTCAGACGTCTCAGAAATCGATCCTGCATGGCTAATGGGCATTGAGACAGTAGCGGTAACAGCAGGTGCTTCTACACCTACTATAATCGTTAGAGAAGTTATTTCGTTCCTGAACGAATTTGATCAAGAAGACCCTACAACACATCATCCGGAAAGAAAGTTCAAGCTCGAGAAAATTTTGCCGAAAGTCAAGAACCCAACTCCTGTAGTCCGGATTGAACCGTAA
- the vrrA gene encoding VrrA/YqfQ family protein produces the protein MRYQSFYPFSNQPPQSRMTPDIPPVQYRAPTPFPQGMPGNTRGFEEMRGGAPQQQASMQETGPSRADQYMQTANRFFNTAQQFAPLVQQFAPLIQNIPAMWRLYKGVQSMPDAPTASTASRPSSPQTPRTAPSQATNQPSIPRIFQPPF, from the coding sequence ATGAGATATCAATCTTTTTATCCGTTTAGTAATCAGCCACCTCAGTCTAGGATGACACCTGATATTCCGCCTGTCCAATACAGGGCGCCCACACCGTTTCCTCAAGGCATGCCGGGCAATACCAGGGGTTTTGAAGAAATGCGTGGCGGTGCTCCACAACAGCAGGCAAGTATGCAAGAAACCGGTCCTTCACGGGCTGATCAATACATGCAAACTGCTAATCGTTTTTTCAATACCGCTCAACAATTCGCACCTTTAGTTCAGCAGTTTGCACCACTTATCCAAAATATACCTGCCATGTGGAGATTATATAAAGGGGTGCAATCTATGCCGGACGCGCCGACTGCCTCTACTGCTTCACGACCAAGTAGTCCACAAACACCTAGAACCGCACCTTCTCAAGCCACTAATCAGCCATCTATTCCGCGGATTTTTCAACCGCCCTTCTGA
- a CDS encoding DEAD/DEAH box helicase, which yields MSKFTDYQFKPFLREAIQKLGFEEPTPIQKEMIPLIMKNTSAIGQAHTGTGKSHSFLIPLVEKLKPEQDELQTVITAPTRELAVQLHDELKKLIEGTEIKSAILIGGTDKKRSAERLKSTPHIIVGTPGRIQDMSETGALPIHTASQLVIDEADLAFDMGFIEDIDKFASRMPEKISMYVFSATIPEKLKPFLSKYMNSPVHVRMDDKKPLTENMRYSLVPVRSMDKNKKLLHVMDALQPYLAIIFMNTKQNADRLAAYLAEHGHKPGKIHGDLTPRERTRVMKQVRDLEYQYIVATDLAARGIDIPGVSHVINFELPEDLEFFVHRVGRTARAGLQGHAITLYEPSDEDAINQIEKLGIPFIHEDVKNGEWIEVKERQARKKRVREVDEIDKKADSYVRKPDKVKPGYKKKMAEQKENFKRRQRRIKKKS from the coding sequence ATGTCGAAGTTTACTGATTACCAATTCAAACCATTTTTGAGGGAAGCCATTCAAAAATTAGGGTTTGAAGAACCAACACCTATTCAAAAAGAAATGATCCCATTGATCATGAAAAATACTAGTGCAATTGGACAAGCCCATACAGGAACAGGGAAGTCACATAGTTTCCTAATTCCACTTGTTGAAAAACTCAAGCCAGAGCAAGACGAACTGCAAACTGTCATTACAGCACCGACACGTGAATTAGCTGTTCAGCTTCATGATGAATTGAAAAAGCTAATTGAGGGAACAGAGATCAAAAGTGCGATTCTGATTGGTGGAACAGATAAAAAACGCTCTGCTGAACGATTGAAGAGCACACCGCACATCATCGTCGGTACACCAGGACGTATCCAAGACATGTCAGAAACCGGCGCTTTACCGATCCACACAGCTTCTCAGCTTGTCATTGACGAAGCAGACCTTGCATTTGATATGGGCTTCATTGAAGATATTGATAAGTTTGCTTCAAGAATGCCGGAGAAGATCAGCATGTATGTATTCTCTGCAACGATTCCTGAGAAACTTAAGCCGTTTTTATCGAAGTATATGAACTCACCGGTTCATGTGCGGATGGATGATAAGAAACCGTTGACGGAGAATATGCGTTATTCATTGGTGCCTGTCAGAAGTATGGATAAAAATAAGAAACTACTCCACGTGATGGACGCCCTTCAGCCGTATCTTGCGATTATCTTCATGAATACTAAGCAAAACGCTGATCGTCTAGCTGCTTATTTAGCAGAACACGGCCATAAGCCTGGAAAAATTCATGGGGATTTAACACCTCGTGAACGTACACGTGTTATGAAGCAAGTGCGCGATCTAGAGTATCAATACATTGTAGCGACTGATTTGGCTGCGAGAGGGATTGATATTCCTGGTGTTAGTCACGTCATTAACTTTGAATTACCAGAGGATCTAGAATTCTTCGTTCACCGCGTAGGACGTACTGCACGTGCAGGCCTGCAAGGTCATGCGATCACATTGTACGAACCGTCTGATGAAGACGCAATTAATCAAATTGAAAAGCTGGGTATTCCTTTCATTCACGAAGATGTTAAAAATGGTGAATGGATTGAAGTAAAAGAGCGTCAAGCACGTAAGAAACGTGTACGTGAAGTGGATGAAATTGATAAAAAAGCGGATTCCTATGTTCGTAAACCAGATAAAGTAAAGCCGGGTTACAAGAAAAAGATGGCAGAACAAAAAGAGAACTTTAAAAGAAGACAAAGGAGAATTAAGAAGAAATCATGA
- a CDS encoding deoxyribonuclease IV: protein MTQNDILLGSHVSMSGKKMLLGSSEEALSYGANTFMIYTGAPQNTRRKPIEELNIESGIQSMEQNGQTNLVIHAPYIINLANTTKPETFRLGVDFLQQEIQRTEALGANQIVLHPGAHVGAGAETGINKIIEGLNEVLSEDADVRIALETMAGKGTECGRSFDEIAKIIDGVKHNERLSVCFDTCHVHDAGYDIVNDFSGVLDQFNQIVGLDRISVIHVNDSKNICGAGKDRHENIGMGHIGFEPLAYIVHHPTFKDVPKILETPFIGTDKANKKAPYAVEIDMLKNHQFTPARLEELNN from the coding sequence ATGACACAAAATGATATCCTTCTAGGTTCTCATGTATCCATGAGTGGTAAAAAGATGCTGCTAGGCTCTAGTGAAGAGGCTCTAAGCTATGGAGCCAATACATTCATGATCTATACGGGAGCACCTCAGAACACGAGACGTAAACCCATTGAAGAATTAAATATTGAAAGTGGCATACAGAGCATGGAGCAAAACGGTCAAACCAATCTCGTCATTCATGCACCGTATATTATCAACCTTGCCAATACTACGAAACCTGAAACGTTTCGTTTAGGCGTAGACTTTTTGCAACAAGAAATCCAGCGTACTGAAGCGCTTGGTGCCAACCAAATAGTCCTCCATCCAGGTGCCCACGTGGGTGCTGGAGCGGAAACAGGCATCAACAAAATTATTGAAGGCTTAAATGAAGTGTTATCTGAAGACGCGGATGTTCGCATCGCACTTGAAACAATGGCTGGTAAAGGGACTGAGTGTGGTAGAAGTTTTGACGAAATCGCGAAGATCATCGACGGTGTGAAGCATAACGAACGTTTATCCGTATGTTTTGATACATGCCACGTCCATGATGCAGGTTATGATATTGTCAATGACTTCTCAGGTGTCTTAGATCAATTTAACCAAATTGTCGGGTTGGATCGTATTTCTGTCATCCACGTTAACGATAGCAAAAACATTTGTGGTGCTGGAAAAGACCGCCACGAAAATATCGGCATGGGCCATATTGGCTTCGAACCGTTAGCTTATATCGTCCACCATCCGACATTTAAAGATGTTCCAAAAATCTTGGAAACGCCATTTATCGGAACTGATAAAGCGAATAAAAAAGCACCGTATGCAGTGGAAATTGATATGTTAAAAAATCATCAATTCACTCCTGCTCGATTAGAAGAATTGAATAACTGA
- a CDS encoding metal ABC transporter ATP-binding protein, translated as MTNSIINLEHITHKFNHSIALSDVSLEVKQGEFWALIGPNGSGKSTLLKIILGLLKPSQGTIELFGGPIDSFNQQQRIGYVSQKSNAFTTQFPATVLEVVKSGLTSKKGLFKRFNKEDEQQAIDALHVVKMADRKDESIGDLSGGQQQRVFIARALVSQPDLLIMDEPTVGIDRQNVESFYSMLSELNREYGIAILLVTHEIDVVTKLATHIACLNRSIHFHGVHADYEKMSEAELSGWYGHPIRRLHQKETEPVR; from the coding sequence ATGACAAATTCCATTATTAACTTAGAGCATATTACGCATAAATTTAACCATTCCATTGCGCTTTCTGATGTCAGTTTAGAAGTGAAACAAGGAGAGTTTTGGGCATTAATCGGTCCAAACGGTTCGGGTAAATCTACATTATTAAAAATCATATTAGGATTGCTGAAACCATCACAAGGAACGATTGAACTGTTTGGCGGCCCTATAGATTCTTTTAACCAACAGCAACGAATCGGCTACGTCTCTCAAAAGTCCAACGCCTTTACAACGCAATTCCCAGCTACGGTATTAGAAGTCGTAAAAAGTGGTCTAACGAGTAAAAAGGGACTGTTCAAGCGATTCAATAAAGAGGATGAACAGCAAGCTATCGACGCACTGCATGTAGTGAAAATGGCGGACCGTAAAGACGAAAGTATAGGTGATCTGTCAGGAGGTCAGCAACAGCGTGTGTTTATTGCGAGAGCGCTCGTGAGCCAACCGGATTTACTAATTATGGATGAACCGACAGTCGGGATCGACAGACAGAATGTTGAATCCTTCTATTCTATGCTTAGCGAATTAAATCGTGAGTACGGAATAGCGATTTTACTCGTAACACATGAAATCGACGTCGTGACAAAGCTTGCAACTCATATCGCGTGCTTGAACCGTTCTATCCACTTCCATGGAGTTCATGCAGATTATGAAAAAATGAGTGAGGCGGAATTATCCGGCTGGTACGGTCATCCTATTCGTCGGCTTCATCAAAAAGAAACGGAGCCGGTTAGATGA
- a CDS encoding metal ABC transporter permease, with product MIEAIFTYEFLQNAVLSGLIIGLIAPMLGLFIVVRRMSMISDALSHVALAGIAGSLYLSQQVLFFAALNPVYLGMGAAVVGSLLIERLRRVYKSFEELAIPIILSAGIGFGAIFISLAKGFGTDLVGYLFGSVSAVSRQDLYIVILIAIIVIAFIYFLYKELFSLAFDPEYARVSGINERIIQAAFMIITALVIGASMRIVGILLVSSLMTLPVAAAIQVAKSYKGALVYSIIFGEIAVVIGLISAYYLDIAPGGTIVVTSVFILLLVLFGKKVRS from the coding sequence ATGATTGAAGCTATTTTCACTTATGAGTTCTTACAGAATGCTGTATTATCAGGGCTGATCATCGGCTTAATCGCACCGATGCTCGGATTGTTTATCGTTGTGCGTCGTATGTCGATGATTTCAGACGCGCTCAGTCACGTGGCGCTTGCAGGGATTGCAGGTAGTCTCTATTTAAGTCAGCAAGTATTGTTTTTTGCCGCGCTGAATCCAGTGTATTTAGGAATGGGTGCAGCGGTAGTCGGGTCTTTATTGATTGAGCGATTACGCAGGGTGTATAAAAGCTTTGAAGAACTAGCAATTCCAATTATTTTATCTGCCGGAATTGGCTTTGGTGCAATATTCATATCTCTTGCTAAAGGATTTGGTACAGACTTAGTTGGTTACTTATTTGGCTCAGTGTCTGCTGTGAGCCGGCAAGATTTATACATTGTCATTTTAATCGCTATTATAGTGATTGCATTTATATATTTCTTATATAAAGAGTTATTTTCTTTGGCATTTGATCCTGAGTATGCGAGAGTCTCGGGGATAAATGAGCGCATCATTCAAGCGGCATTTATGATAATCACAGCGCTAGTCATTGGTGCATCCATGCGAATTGTTGGAATTTTGCTTGTATCTTCGTTGATGACATTGCCAGTGGCAGCTGCTATTCAAGTGGCTAAAAGTTATAAGGGTGCACTAGTATACTCAATCATCTTCGGAGAAATCGCCGTAGTCATCGGACTGATTTCTGCATATTACTTAGATATTGCGCCTGGTGGGACGATTGTAGTTACGTCGGTGTTCATTTTACTGTTAGTACTTTTCGGGAAAAAAGTACGGTCATGA
- a CDS encoding Fur family transcriptional regulator, which yields MSIDEAWDILLKYDYKRTKNREILLRFFDEMDRYVTAMEVRVAVEQDNPGISFDTIYRNLAMFSKLGILDETELNGERLFRMQCATDHHHHHFICMACGSTKSIPICPMDSVTVNLSDYEIEGHKFEIYGRCPKCKVG from the coding sequence ATGTCGATAGATGAAGCATGGGACATTCTATTGAAATATGATTATAAACGGACAAAAAATCGGGAAATATTATTGCGCTTTTTTGATGAAATGGATCGCTATGTGACAGCTATGGAAGTTCGCGTGGCAGTGGAGCAGGATAATCCGGGCATTAGCTTTGATACGATCTACCGGAATCTAGCTATGTTCTCGAAGCTTGGCATTTTAGATGAAACAGAGTTGAACGGCGAGCGACTTTTTCGCATGCAATGCGCAACGGATCATCATCACCATCATTTCATTTGTATGGCGTGTGGTAGCACGAAATCCATTCCGATTTGCCCAATGGATAGTGTAACAGTCAATTTGTCGGATTATGAAATTGAAGGGCATAAGTTTGAGATTTATGGCAGATGTCCGAAGTGTAAAGTAGGGTAG
- a CDS encoding sulfite exporter TauE/SafE family protein, with the protein MSVNLIVLVILAVFIGALSRVTFGFGEAVVSMPLLALLSVDLHTSIALIGLVGLTVALFTVASEWRHVDRQALLRLVIGALVGIPVGIVLVVELPDTLITIALGIFLILYGTYSFGKSLVHNTLTTERLKAKFWSLPVGFISGVLGSAYNTHGVPVVVYGTVRRWEPQRFRGTLQAHFLITGALIVAGQALGGLWSKDVFLLYGYTFPTLLLAVWLGIFIQRRIPNEKFIRYVFLLLTLLGAILLLTSI; encoded by the coding sequence ATGTCTGTCAATCTTATTGTATTAGTAATACTTGCTGTATTTATTGGTGCTTTGTCGCGTGTCACATTCGGTTTTGGTGAAGCAGTTGTCAGTATGCCATTACTTGCATTGTTATCAGTAGATTTACATACATCTATCGCGTTAATAGGTTTGGTTGGACTCACGGTGGCGTTATTTACAGTAGCATCAGAATGGCGTCATGTGGATCGTCAAGCTTTACTCCGCTTAGTTATAGGTGCTTTAGTTGGTATCCCTGTAGGTATTGTATTAGTCGTCGAACTGCCCGATACGCTAATCACCATTGCACTCGGGATCTTTTTAATTCTCTATGGTACGTATTCATTCGGCAAGAGTTTAGTACATAATACACTTACTACAGAAAGACTGAAGGCGAAGTTCTGGTCATTACCAGTTGGATTTATATCGGGCGTTCTCGGAAGTGCTTATAATACTCACGGTGTGCCAGTAGTAGTGTATGGTACAGTAAGACGATGGGAGCCTCAGCGATTTCGCGGTACTTTGCAAGCCCATTTTCTTATTACAGGTGCATTGATAGTTGCCGGACAGGCTTTAGGAGGACTTTGGTCAAAAGATGTCTTTCTATTATACGGCTACACTTTCCCAACTCTACTACTCGCAGTATGGCTCGGTATCTTTATACAGCGTCGTATTCCAAATGAAAAATTTATTCGCTATGTATTTCTCCTCCTTACACTGCTTGGAGCCATATTATTACTTACTTCCATTTGA
- a CDS encoding 5' nucleotidase, NT5C type: MRDIRFGIDIDGTVTCPTALLPHINKRFGSNLTLDDIKEYDLTKAFDVDPEQFGQWYKETEELIYQTSPAQQFAKEVLTNWKKQYELFYISARGNNVLECTTNWFVEQEIPYDHVELIGTHHKIEAAKQFNVDAFFEDKHDNAVGIHEELDIPVFLFDTPYNQDPIPEGVIRVANWKQADQYVRQLFHATEIMKSK, translated from the coding sequence ATGAGGGACATTCGTTTCGGGATCGACATTGACGGCACCGTAACCTGCCCTACAGCACTTCTTCCTCATATCAATAAACGCTTTGGTTCTAATCTTACACTCGATGACATTAAGGAGTATGATTTGACGAAAGCGTTTGATGTGGATCCTGAACAGTTTGGACAATGGTATAAGGAAACGGAAGAACTAATCTATCAGACATCCCCTGCCCAACAGTTCGCAAAAGAAGTACTAACGAACTGGAAAAAGCAGTATGAGTTATTCTATATTTCAGCACGCGGTAACAACGTCTTGGAATGTACGACCAACTGGTTCGTTGAGCAGGAAATTCCGTATGATCACGTGGAGTTGATTGGCACGCACCATAAAATTGAGGCGGCCAAGCAATTCAACGTGGATGCATTTTTCGAAGACAAGCATGACAATGCGGTAGGCATTCACGAAGAGCTGGATATTCCCGTATTCTTGTTTGATACCCCTTATAATCAGGATCCGATTCCGGAAGGCGTCATACGAGTAGCCAATTGGAAACAAGCTGATCAGTACGTTAGACAGTTGTTTCATGCAACGGAAATAATGAAAAGTAAATAA
- the ispG gene encoding flavodoxin-dependent (E)-4-hydroxy-3-methylbut-2-enyl-diphosphate synthase: MTEMIHRSNTRPVKVGNLTIGGSNELFMQSMTTTKTHDVEATVAEIKRLEDAGCQIVRVACPDERAAYSIGEIKKQINIPLVVDIHFDYKLALIAIEQGADKIRINPGNIGRKEKVEAVVNAAKAKGIPIRIGVNAGSLERKILEKYGYPTAEGMVESALHHIKILEDLDFHDIIVSLKASDVNLAIEAYKLAAAAFDYPLHLGITESGTLFAGSIKSAAGLGSLLSAGIGNTLRVSLSADPIQEIKVAKELLKVFGLSSNAATLISCPTCGRIEIDLISIANEVEEYISNIKAPLKVAVLGCAVNGPGEAREADIGIAGARGEGLLFMHGKTVRKVPEETMVEELKKEIDILAEEYFEKKRQEEALAAQGSVSE, from the coding sequence ATGACTGAAATGATTCATCGTTCCAATACCCGTCCCGTAAAAGTTGGTAATTTAACTATCGGGGGAAGCAATGAGCTGTTTATGCAAAGCATGACGACGACAAAAACACATGATGTCGAAGCAACAGTTGCAGAGATTAAACGTTTAGAGGACGCTGGCTGCCAAATCGTACGTGTAGCATGTCCCGACGAGCGTGCAGCGTATTCGATTGGTGAAATCAAAAAGCAGATCAATATCCCGTTAGTAGTGGATATTCATTTTGACTATAAATTAGCATTGATTGCTATAGAACAAGGTGCAGATAAAATTCGCATCAACCCAGGTAACATTGGCCGTAAAGAAAAAGTCGAAGCTGTCGTGAACGCAGCAAAAGCAAAAGGCATTCCAATTCGTATCGGTGTCAACGCAGGTTCACTAGAGCGAAAAATTCTTGAGAAGTATGGCTACCCTACTGCAGAAGGTATGGTTGAAAGTGCATTGCATCATATCAAAATCCTTGAAGACTTGGATTTCCATGATATTATCGTATCGCTTAAAGCATCTGACGTGAACTTGGCGATCGAAGCGTATAAGCTTGCAGCTGCAGCATTCGATTATCCACTGCACTTAGGGATTACAGAATCCGGTACGTTATTCGCAGGCTCGATTAAGAGTGCAGCAGGACTTGGGTCCCTTCTATCAGCAGGTATCGGTAACACGCTGCGCGTATCGTTAAGTGCAGACCCAATTCAAGAAATCAAAGTAGCGAAAGAGTTACTGAAAGTATTCGGCTTATCATCTAACGCTGCAACATTAATTTCTTGTCCGACATGCGGCCGTATTGAAATCGACCTTATTTCTATTGCCAATGAAGTAGAAGAATATATCTCGAACATTAAAGCTCCGTTAAAAGTAGCTGTTCTCGGCTGTGCAGTAAACGGCCCAGGTGAAGCACGTGAAGCGGATATCGGTATTGCTGGCGCTCGTGGTGAAGGATTGCTATTCATGCACGGTAAAACCGTACGAAAAGTTCCTGAAGAGACAATGGTCGAAGAATTGAAAAAAGAAATTGATATTTTGGCTGAAGAATATTTCGAGAAGAAAAGACAAGAAGAAGCACTTGCGGCACAAGGTAGCGTTTCTGAATGA
- a CDS encoding DUF1189 family protein → MKFHQLFKASLHEPKKLAAFRLLSIGKVIQYIFVFIFLYTGVSFLQFVIGDHTLFQSSPELAEIGKTIGFLIYPIAFVLQLVIITSYLFIRVSIFAIIGVLLLKLLHRRGEFRFMWRTAAIAATFPILLTMAFEFVPSMQPYSLWIASLVHLLYVWRAAVYYPKQPR, encoded by the coding sequence GTGAAATTCCATCAACTTTTCAAAGCTTCTTTACATGAACCGAAAAAACTTGCGGCATTCCGCTTGTTATCGATCGGTAAAGTCATTCAATACATATTCGTGTTTATCTTTCTTTACACTGGTGTATCATTTCTGCAATTTGTCATAGGCGATCACACACTGTTCCAGTCATCACCTGAATTAGCGGAAATCGGCAAAACAATCGGCTTTTTGATCTATCCAATCGCATTTGTCTTGCAATTGGTCATTATTACGTCGTATTTATTTATTCGCGTCAGTATTTTTGCTATCATAGGGGTATTGCTATTGAAACTATTGCATCGCCGAGGCGAATTCCGCTTTATGTGGCGAACGGCAGCGATTGCTGCAACATTCCCCATCTTGCTGACGATGGCATTTGAATTTGTTCCTTCTATGCAACCGTATAGCTTGTGGATCGCATCGCTAGTTCATCTACTCTACGTGTGGAGAGCTGCAGTCTACTATCCGAAACAACCAAGATGA
- a CDS encoding Na/Pi cotransporter family protein — MEVNWQELVFQFLGGLGIFLFAIKYMGDGLQKAAGDRLRAILDRFTTNPFMGILVGIIVTVLIQSSSGTTVITVGLVSAGFMTLRQAIGVIMGANIGTTVTAFIIGLDVGAYALPIMAFGAFLIFFVRKAKIKNLGEVIFGFGGLFLGLELMSDGMKPLRSLEVFTDFTLAMSEHSLLGVVAGTIFTLIVQSSSATVGILQGLFAEDLVTMQAALPILFGDNIGTTITAVLAALGASVAARRAAAVHVLFNIIGAIIFMLLLIPFTAYVEWMASVLNLESKMQIAFAHGSFNIANTVLQFPFIGAWAYLVTKMIPGEDVTIEYKPKHLDRRFITQSPAVAIGQAKEEIVRMGDFSVRGLQESFEYLKTGQKKYAETAYQIEDAINNLDRKITDYLVEVSVVIVSPAESGRHVLLMDTVRDIERIGDHFENIIELIDLRETNKLKLTDDAMDDLSEMFTLTIETVQKAIESLDSDDTDLARVVSEKEDLIDNMERRFRKNHIVRLNEGHCSAQAGMVFVDIVSNLERIGDHAVNIAEAILGKHA, encoded by the coding sequence ATGGAAGTTAACTGGCAAGAATTGGTGTTCCAATTTCTTGGAGGCTTAGGAATTTTCCTATTCGCAATTAAGTACATGGGAGATGGATTGCAAAAGGCTGCAGGGGACAGACTTCGTGCAATCTTAGACCGTTTTACAACCAATCCATTTATGGGGATTCTTGTCGGTATTATAGTAACAGTGTTAATCCAGTCTAGTTCAGGAACAACTGTTATTACTGTCGGTCTGGTAAGTGCTGGATTCATGACACTCCGTCAGGCGATCGGCGTTATCATGGGCGCCAATATCGGTACGACTGTGACGGCGTTTATTATTGGTCTAGACGTCGGTGCATATGCATTACCGATCATGGCATTCGGTGCCTTCTTAATTTTCTTCGTCCGTAAAGCTAAAATCAAGAACCTAGGTGAAGTCATCTTTGGTTTCGGAGGATTGTTCTTAGGACTTGAATTAATGAGTGACGGAATGAAGCCATTACGTTCATTAGAAGTATTTACTGATTTCACACTCGCAATGAGTGAACATTCATTGCTGGGCGTCGTAGCAGGAACAATCTTCACGCTTATCGTTCAAAGCTCCAGTGCAACTGTCGGCATATTACAAGGTCTCTTCGCTGAAGACTTAGTTACAATGCAGGCTGCATTGCCGATTTTATTTGGTGATAACATCGGAACAACCATTACTGCAGTACTTGCGGCACTAGGTGCATCCGTTGCGGCAAGACGAGCGGCAGCTGTACACGTGCTATTCAATATTATCGGTGCCATCATCTTTATGCTCTTACTCATACCATTTACAGCGTATGTCGAATGGATGGCAAGTGTATTGAATCTCGAAAGCAAGATGCAAATCGCATTTGCGCACGGTTCGTTTAACATTGCCAATACCGTCTTGCAATTTCCGTTCATCGGTGCTTGGGCATATTTAGTCACGAAGATGATACCGGGCGAGGATGTAACCATTGAGTATAAACCGAAACATCTCGACCGTCGCTTCATCACACAATCACCAGCTGTCGCAATAGGACAAGCTAAAGAAGAAATTGTTCGGATGGGTGATTTCAGTGTCCGAGGTCTTCAAGAATCGTTCGAGTATTTGAAGACAGGTCAGAAGAAATATGCAGAAACAGCGTATCAAATTGAAGATGCCATCAACAATCTCGACCGTAAAATTACAGATTACCTAGTAGAAGTATCCGTGGTAATCGTTTCGCCAGCTGAATCTGGACGTCACGTCTTATTGATGGATACGGTCCGAGATATCGAGCGAATTGGTGACCATTTCGAAAACATCATCGAGCTAATCGATTTACGTGAAACTAATAAATTGAAACTAACAGATGATGCAATGGACGATCTATCAGAAATGTTCACATTGACAATCGAAACAGTTCAAAAAGCGATTGAATCATTAGATTCAGACGATACGGATCTAGCACGTGTCGTTTCAGAGAAAGAAGATTTAATTGATAACATGGAACGTCGATTCCGTAAAAATCATATCGTCCGTTTAAATGAAGGACATTGTAGTGCGCAAGCTGGCATGGTATTCGTCGATATCGTTTCGAACCTTGAGCGAATTGGTGACCATGCAGTAAATATTGCGGAAGCAATTTTAGGCAAGCACGCATAA